Proteins co-encoded in one Bos taurus isolate L1 Dominette 01449 registration number 42190680 breed Hereford chromosome X, ARS-UCD2.0, whole genome shotgun sequence genomic window:
- the ZCCHC18 gene encoding LOW QUALITY PROTEIN: zinc finger CCHC domain-containing protein 18 (The sequence of the model RefSeq protein was modified relative to this genomic sequence to represent the inferred CDS: inserted 2 bases in 2 codons; deleted 1 base in 1 codon; substituted 1 base at 1 genomic stop codon), translating to MEPRNVALGISPADQAFLERLSILLHSYRRSLSVMASIIARVGNNWQQNTALPPWARSMLRSLRGKGSLGPSRVNMAEGKMKLFSGRVVPAQKEETFENWLIQVNGALPDWNMSEXEKLKHLMKTLRGPTREVMRLLQTANPNLSVANFLCAMKLVXGDSESSVTAHGKFFNTLQAQGEKASLCVIRLEVQLQNAIQAGIIAEKDANQTQLHQLLLGAELNGDLFFRLKNLLRMYANEQECLPNFLELIRTIREEEDCNDTXKRPKRSELIMETAVSPVAFQGPQAIAISTADCNVIEVDDTLNDSHEDVILVESQNPPLTSIGAPPLRVRARLQDQILVIDSLNSSQAQSPSTSGGSAYNNDGPGDICRTRKRKYTIHCSYCGEEGHSKETSDSKSNKAQVFENLIITLQKLTHTEEETSKEIPGKHSDLSEPQ from the exons ATGGAGCCCAGGAACGTTGCTTTGGGGATTTCTCCTGCAGATCAGGCTTTTCTAGAAAGGCTGAGCATTTTGTTACATTCATATAGACGATCATTGTCAGTCATGGCCAGCATCATTGCACGTGTGGGTAACAACTGGCAGCAGAATACAGCCTTGCCACCCTGGGCCCGTTCCATGTTGAGGTCCCTGAGGGGGAAGGGGAGTCTTGGTCCTTCAAGGGTCAACATGGCAGAAGGAAAGATGAAATTGTTCTCCGGGAGGGTGGTGCCAGCCCAGAAGGAGGAAACCTTTGAAAACTGGCTGATACAAGTCAATGGGGCCCTGCCAGATTGGAATATGTCTGAATAGGAAAAGCTCAAGCACTTGATGAAAACCCTGAGGGGCCCCACACGGGAGGTGATGCGTTTACTGCAGACAGCCAACCCCAACCTCAGTGTGGCAAATTTCTTGTGTGCCATGAAGTTGG TTGGGGATTCTGAAAGCAGTGTCACTGCCCATGGCAAATTTTTTAACACCTTGCAGGCACAAGGGGAGAAAGCCTCCCTTTGTGTGATCCGTTTAGAGGTGCAGCTCCAGAACGCTATTCAGGCTGGGATCATAGCTGAGAAAGATGCAAATCAGACACAGCTGCACCAGCTCCTTTTAGGGGCTGAGCTGAATGGGGACCTGTTCTTCAGGCTGAAGAATCTTCTCAGGATGTATGCAAATGAGCAGGAGTGTCTCCCCAATTTCCTGGAGTTAATCAGGACGATAAGGGAGGAAGAGGATTGTAATGACA TGAAGCGGCCCAAAAGATCTGAGCTAATCATGGAGACGGCAGTAAGCCCTGTGGCATTTCAGGGCCCCCAGGCAATAGCCATCAGCACTGCTGATTGCAATGTGATAGAAGTAGATGATACCCTTAATGACTCACACGAGGATGTGATCCTGGTGGAGTCTCAGAACCCTCCACTTACATCCATAGGTGCCCCTCCCCTCAGGGTCAGGGCCAGACTTCAGGATCAAATACTGGTCATTGATTCCCTAAACAGTTCTCAGGCTCAATCTCCTTCTACCAGTGGTGGTTCTGCATATAACAATGATGGTCCTGGGGATATATGTAGAACCAGGAAGAGAAAATATACTATCCACTGTTCATACTGTGGTGAGGAGGGCCACTCAAAGGAAACCAGTGACAGTAAGAGCAACAAGGCCCAGGTG TTTGAGAATCTGATCATCACCCTGCAAAAGCTGACACATACAGAGGAGGAGACATCAAAAGAGATCCCAGGCAAGCACAGTGACCTCTCCGAGCCACAGTAA